The nucleotide window TTAAAACAAAAAGTTAATGAACTTACAAACAAAGTAGACATACTATTTGTGAATGCTGGCTTTGGAAAGTTTAATTCCTTAACAAACACCACTGAAGAAGAATTTGATGCACAGTTTAATACGCTCGTTAAAGGTGGTTACTTTACAGTACAACAATTAGAGCCTTTAATGCCAAGTGGCAGCTCCATAGTTTTTAATACAAGTGTAGTTACAGATACAGCCATGCCAGGCGCAAGCGTTTATGGAGGCGCTAAAAGTGCGGTAAAATACTTTAGTAAAAGTTTTGCAAATGAATTAAAAGACAGAAAAATACGAGTTAATGCTGTTAGTCCTGGCCCTATAGGAACTAACTTTTTTAATGAGGCTGGCGTACCACAAGAACAGCAAGAGCAGATGGCTGAGCAAATTTTGTCTCAGGTACCTATGAACCGTTTTGGTGAACCTAAGGAGATAGCTAAAACAGTACTTTTTTTAGCTAGTGATGACAGCAGTTTTATTACAGGACACGAGGTGCAAGTAGATGGAGGTATGGTACAAGTATAACTACAGAACATAATAAAACGAACTAAAAGCAGAGAATATAACGTATTTATTCTTGGCTTTTTCTTTAACTATTTTAAAGAATAGATTCACCGTTTAGGTTTGTTGTAAGCACATCGCTCATGTAATCAAAGAAAGGTCTAATTTTCTTAAAATCATCATTTACACTCTCAAGAAAATTGGGCTCTAGCACAGCTTCATCCGAGTATTTTTTTATGAAGATGTATTGCTTTCTACGAATAAGATCTATAGCAGGATGATCTCTATCAAAGCCTTTTGGTGCTGTTTTTAGTTCATCACCAACAAAATTGCCCCAGGTTTCACTAAAAGTTTTATTATTAAGAATATCTCTCATCTCACTATCGTCCATCTCAAATTCTTTTCTAATTCGTAGTAAATCTTCCTTATTTGGCTCCCAAAACCCTGTTGCAATAAACGATTCGTTATTAGGTTGAATATGCAAATAATAACCTCCTCTTAATTCAGGTTTTTTTCTTGTAAAAGAGCCCCCAAAATGGGTTTTATATGGTAATTTATTTTTTGAAAAACGAATATCTCTATAAATTCTAAAAACTTTTATCTTTTCAATCTGGTCGTGAGTGCTAATTAACTCACCTAAATAATTATAGGCAGATTTTACTTTCGCTTCTAGGGCTTTAAACTCAGTTTTATGTTCATTAAACCAGTCTCTATTATTGTTTATGGTTAACTCTTTATAGAAAAAAAAAGTCTCTTTTGGTATGGTAATACTCATATTATTTTTGTTTGTATAAAAATAAAAAAAAGCCATCACTATTGATGGCTTTTAGAGGTTATGTAAGTTATATTTAGGTTTTAAGTGTTTTAAATTCCATTTGTACTATCATCTTCTTTAACCTCTTTGATATTGTCTTTTAAGTCTTCAGCAGCATCTTTAATTTCATCACTGGCATCTTCTAATTCTTCGTCAAATTCGTCTAAAGCCTGCTCGACTTTTTCATCTGGTGTTTTTTGCTCTCGGCAGTTAAATAATAAAATATTTAAACTAAAAAGCGCAAAAACTAGATATGTTGTATTTTTCATTTTTAGGCTTATTAATTATCAACAGCATCTTCTACCTCGTCAGATACATCTTCTGCGGTGTCTTCAATAGCATCGCCTGTGTTTTCTACTGCATCCTCTACTTTTTCTCCAGTAGATTTTTGTTCTCTACAACTTGTAGTTAACAAGCTTAAACAAAATAGTGAAATAAATAAATATGTGAATTTTTTCATCGTTTTAAATTTTAATAATTATTGTTTTTTTTAAGATTTTTTTGCAGATCCTCTAAATAAAGAAATGACAAAAAGTATTAAAAATAGGAAGAAACATATTTTTGCAATTGTGGCTGCTCCTCCTGCTATACCACCAAATCCTAAGATTCCTGCGATTATTGCAATAATGATAAATGTGATTGTCCAACGTAACATAGTTTTAAATTTTTAAAGATTAGTGTTTTTAGATTTCTGACCTTTCAGAAATCATGGTTCATTCGGTGACTTTCACTGAATGAAGCCTAACATGTAGGGTGTTAATTTTAATTATTTGAGAACGCTTCTTGTAAGTCGGGTGACTTTACACTTAGTTTATTATCAAATTGTAGTGTTCTGATTGGGAATGGGATATTAATACCTTCTTTATCGTAAACCTTTTTAATCTCTATAATAGCTTTAGTTTTAGCTCTCAATTTTTCGAGCATACTTTCTGCATCAATCCAAAATCTACACAAATAATTTATAGAACTATCTCCAAATTCTGTGTAATAAAATTCAACATCCTCTGGTTTTTCTACCTGATCGAATGTATTAGAAATAACCTCTTTAGTAAGTTGTTCTACCTTTTCTAAATTAGATTCGTATCCTACTCCGCACTCTAAAAAGACGCGCATTCTTGTGGTAAGGGAATAATTCTTTAGTGGATTTTCTAAGATTGTTTTATTAGGGATTACAACAATATTATTGTCGGCTTCCTTTAGTGTAAAATCTTTAAGATTAATATCTATGACTTCACCCGAAAAACCTGTTGTTTCTACCCAATTACCGATTTGGATTTTTTTTCGAAACGATAATATTAAGCCAGCAAAAGTATTAGCCAGTGTTCCTTGCAAGGCCAGACCTATAGCTAAACCTACCACTCCGGCACCTGCCAGCAATGAAGTTAAGGCTTTTCCCAGATTCATTACACCAAGTGATATAAATAAACCGAGCATAACTACTACAACGGCCGTTACTCTACTAATGGCAGCAGTAATAGACTTTTGATTAACCTTTTTAGACACTAGTTTACTAACTAGCTTACTAATATACTTGGCAGCAAAATAAGAAGCTACCATAACCAAAATGGCTAATATAAAATTGGGTATATATTCTATTATTGTGTTAAACCAGCCTTGTAGTTTAGAAATAAGATTAC belongs to Winogradskyella sp. J14-2 and includes:
- a CDS encoding SDR family oxidoreductase; translated protein: MNRFKDKTVVITGGTSGIGLITAKEFLDEGAKVIFTSRSKENVTKTEKELGSNAVGIVSDAGKMADLWSLKQKVNELTNKVDILFVNAGFGKFNSLTNTTEEEFDAQFNTLVKGGYFTVQQLEPLMPSGSSIVFNTSVVTDTAMPGASVYGGAKSAVKYFSKSFANELKDRKIRVNAVSPGPIGTNFFNEAGVPQEQQEQMAEQILSQVPMNRFGEPKEIAKTVLFLASDDSSFITGHEVQVDGGMVQV
- a CDS encoding DUF2461 domain-containing protein: MSITIPKETFFFYKELTINNNRDWFNEHKTEFKALEAKVKSAYNYLGELISTHDQIEKIKVFRIYRDIRFSKNKLPYKTHFGGSFTRKKPELRGGYYLHIQPNNESFIATGFWEPNKEDLLRIRKEFEMDDSEMRDILNNKTFSETWGNFVGDELKTAPKGFDRDHPAIDLIRRKQYIFIKKYSDEAVLEPNFLESVNDDFKKIRPFFDYMSDVLTTNLNGESIL
- a CDS encoding DUF1328 family protein; this translates as MLRWTITFIIIAIIAGILGFGGIAGGAATIAKICFFLFLILFVISLFRGSAKKS
- a CDS encoding mechanosensitive ion channel family protein, translated to MKEQFNTAFGNLISKLQGWFNTIIEYIPNFILAILVMVASYFAAKYISKLVSKLVSKKVNQKSITAAISRVTAVVVVMLGLFISLGVMNLGKALTSLLAGAGVVGLAIGLALQGTLANTFAGLILSFRKKIQIGNWVETTGFSGEVIDINLKDFTLKEADNNIVVIPNKTILENPLKNYSLTTRMRVFLECGVGYESNLEKVEQLTKEVISNTFDQVEKPEDVEFYYTEFGDSSINYLCRFWIDAESMLEKLRAKTKAIIEIKKVYDKEGINIPFPIRTLQFDNKLSVKSPDLQEAFSNN